Below is a genomic region from Armatimonadota bacterium.
CACCAGCACATCGCCGTAGCGGTCCACGATCAACCCGGGTAGCAGGTCTCCCTCTCCGAAGACCAGCCGGTAGGCGCTGGTCCCGGAGACGACCCTCCCCCGGAGGGCGATCGCGGCTTCCAGACGGCGCCCCAGGAACCTGTCGTCTATGGGCTCCTCCTGGTGGGTCAAGATCCGGACCCGGATCTTGGACTGCGGGTTGAAGTAGCCGCGGCCGAGGAACCACCCGCGCGGCGTGCAGACGTCCACGATGTCACCGGCCTCCGGCCGGCCTTCGACCAGGCCGATCTCTCCCCCATAGACCCAGAGGTGGCCGGTTTCGATCCGCTCCTCGCGGCCGCCGCGCAGCAGCACCCGTCCGGTTACGCGCTCCCCCGTCACACTGCCTCCTGCGTCCGGTGGCGCACCATGGCTGGTGGAGTTCCATGGTGGGAGGGTTTACCCTTCCGGCGCCGAAGGGTCTGCTGGAATAGAAACGAGGTTTCACAATGCGAAACACGGGCCGGGCCCGGGAGAAGCGCCCCAACGCGTGGCACCTGGTTCAATCGGTAGACCGGGCGCTTTCGCTGCTGGATCTTCTCGGAAACGGGAACGCCAGTTTGGGCATCAGCGAGTTCTCGAGGGCAACGGGCCTGAGCAAGGCCGTCGTGTTCCGTCTCGTGCGGACGCTGGAACGGCACGGCTACGTGACGCAGTCCGAAGACCGCCGGTACGCGCTCGGGACCAAGCCGCTCGAGCTTGCAAGCGTCGTGCTCCACCGTTTTGACGTCCGCCAGGTCGCACGCTCAACGATGCTGGATCTTGCCGAGCGCACCGGCGAGTCGGTGGTGCTGACGGCTCCCAGCCGGGACGGGGTGATCTGCCTCGACACGGTAGACGGCCCGCAGCAGATCAGGGTGAGCTTTCGGCTGGGAAGGATCACTCCCTGGCACGCGGGCGCCGCCGGAAAGATCCACCTGGCGCATCAACCCGACATCGCGATCCGGCAGGTGATCGCCAGAGGACTCCCACGGCACACCGCGCGTACGGTTACGAACAAGAGCAGGTTGCTCCGAGACCTCGCACGGATTCGCCACGACGGATACGCGTTCACGGTGGGGGAGTTCGACGACGGGGTTGCCGCAATCAGCGCTCCCATCGTGGACTCACGGAGGGAGGTCGTCGCCGCCCTAAGCATCGGCGGCCCGGCCTTCAGGTTCGGTGACGACCGTGTGCCCTACCTGATCGGGGAAGTGCGGCGGGCCGCCGACGAGGTCTCGAAGCGGATGCTTGGTAGTCCCGTCGTCCCGCAGGGCCGTTGAAACGATAGGCCGTCCGGACTGCAGTGAAATCGCAGGGAAGCGAGGTGAGGACGAGGTGGTCAGCGAGGTAGCAAGGCAGAGAGTGCCAGGCACGGTCGTGGCGGCGTGGGTGATACTGGCTCTGTGCGCCGTCCCCGTCTCGGTGTCCTCCCAGGTTCGGGAGGTTCCGTTCACTCACATCGAGCAGCAGATCGTCACGGCTATCGACCCGCAGGCAGCTGTGGATGAGAGCAGCCTTCACTCGGCGATCAACCTGTATGATCCTCTTCTCTATCCAGACGTGGAGAAGGGTTCGATGGAGCCGCGGGCGCACTTGGCGGAGTCATGGACCATCTCGCCCGACGGGAAGACATACACCTTCAAGCTCCGCCGT
It encodes:
- a CDS encoding IclR family transcriptional regulator, whose protein sequence is MRNTGRAREKRPNAWHLVQSVDRALSLLDLLGNGNASLGISEFSRATGLSKAVVFRLVRTLERHGYVTQSEDRRYALGTKPLELASVVLHRFDVRQVARSTMLDLAERTGESVVLTAPSRDGVICLDTVDGPQQIRVSFRLGRITPWHAGAAGKIHLAHQPDIAIRQVIARGLPRHTARTVTNKSRLLRDLARIRHDGYAFTVGEFDDGVAAISAPIVDSRREVVAALSIGGPAFRFGDDRVPYLIGEVRRAADEVSKRMLGSPVVPQGR